In one Candidatus Hydrogenedentota bacterium genomic region, the following are encoded:
- a CDS encoding alpha/beta hydrolase has product MAILLPIFATIFSLHRLLQRRPFSSLAHPIGFMLLLLPVDAGRAEADYTVQVTRDATYGVGTVRDANGNPARQPLLVDVYAPANCDDTHKPALILVHGGGFRQGDKGDKNMVNFAQYFAARGFVCFSINYRMQRDNPPETAAFTGDDRARAAAIHAAFVDAKTAVRWVRSNATAFGIDPDRLSALGGSAGAITVLAVAFTDETRFMSDVPGQTIARENHPGVSSRINACASCWGSAALFSDAIDKNDPPVLLFHGQEDKNVNTPPSASEFVSEKCRAAGVPVELHILPGFGHGAWAATVDGKSLVEVTWDFMQRHLTGRR; this is encoded by the coding sequence ATGGCAATCTTGTTGCCGATCTTCGCCACGATCTTTAGTCTCCACCGATTGTTGCAGCGGCGCCCGTTTTCCTCCTTGGCACACCCCATTGGGTTCATGCTGCTACTGCTTCCAGTCGACGCCGGCCGCGCGGAGGCGGACTACACTGTGCAGGTCACGCGCGATGCCACCTACGGCGTGGGGACGGTACGTGACGCAAATGGCAACCCCGCGCGCCAGCCCCTTCTGGTCGATGTCTATGCTCCGGCGAATTGCGACGACACTCATAAGCCGGCTTTGATCCTCGTCCACGGCGGGGGCTTTCGGCAGGGAGACAAGGGCGACAAGAACATGGTGAACTTCGCGCAGTATTTCGCGGCGCGCGGTTTCGTCTGCTTCTCGATCAACTATCGCATGCAGCGCGACAATCCGCCAGAGACGGCAGCATTCACGGGTGACGACCGGGCGCGCGCCGCGGCGATTCACGCGGCGTTTGTCGATGCGAAGACGGCGGTGCGGTGGGTGCGGAGCAACGCGACGGCGTTCGGCATCGACCCCGATCGTTTAAGCGCATTGGGCGGGTCGGCGGGCGCTATTACGGTGCTTGCGGTGGCGTTTACGGATGAGACGCGGTTTATGTCGGACGTCCCGGGCCAAACGATCGCGCGCGAAAACCATCCTGGCGTGTCGTCGCGGATCAATGCATGCGCGTCGTGTTGGGGTTCCGCGGCGCTGTTCTCTGACGCGATTGACAAGAACGATCCACCCGTTCTGCTCTTTCATGGACAGGAAGACAAGAACGTAAATACGCCACCGTCCGCGTCCGAGTTCGTGAGCGAGAAGTGCAGAGCGGCGGGCGTACCGGTTGAACTGCACATCCTGCCGGGGTTCGGTCACGGTGCGTGGGCGGCGACAGTCGACGGCAAATCGCTGGTCGAAGTGACGTGGGACTTCATGCAGCGCCACCTCACGGGCCGCAGATGA
- a CDS encoding twin-arginine translocation signal domain-containing protein, protein MKVKKVTRRAFLSSTAVAGATVTMGCPRPNLTNGVKVFKRSARGIHVSNAAKKNNFNKLYKTFLAAKRGRAHKGDHSYVVQLIISRQLFDTLFPNGNLVADLRHDL, encoded by the coding sequence ATGAAGGTGAAAAAGGTTACCAGGCGGGCTTTTCTGTCTTCTACCGCTGTCGCCGGTGCAACGGTGACAATGGGGTGTCCGCGCCCCAACCTCACGAACGGCGTGAAGGTGTTCAAACGTTCCGCGCGCGGTATTCATGTGTCGAACGCGGCGAAGAAGAACAATTTCAACAAGTTGTACAAGACGTTCTTGGCCGCGAAGCGCGGGCGTGCGCACAAGGGTGATCATTCCTACGTTGTGCAACTCATCATCAGCAGGCAGCTATTCGATACGCTCTTCCCGAATGGCAATCTTGTTGCCGATCTTCGCCACGATCTTTAG
- a CDS encoding transglutaminase domain-containing protein, whose amino-acid sequence MNACSALAPLLAPMLTVIPFVGAYADPPAQRNVELTLFAAVDPIPEGASVIDLWIPVAQDTDGQVVSSVTVSHPAGGVIDTEPRYGNKMWYKRFEAPFEDDLRDGKLSAEIKFEIQRTEIVAPESKSLATNPKADPKLTAYLEENRLIPVATEPINAIARELKLDADPPIVAARKMYDWLIDQFKYDFGAKGAGIGDVRWACDSKTGDCSDYTSMFIAVMRNQGIPADHEFGFPIRTKGTEGRILFYHCWPRFYVEGVGWIPLDISEADKHPELRDYNFGSQSADLFKFTHGRDITLAPKQAGPPLNKFIYPYAEIDGAPMEKVPYRVFFRKRKN is encoded by the coding sequence ATGAACGCATGTTCCGCGCTTGCACCACTGCTGGCGCCAATGCTCACAGTCATACCATTTGTTGGCGCGTACGCCGATCCGCCCGCGCAGCGCAACGTCGAACTTACGCTGTTCGCCGCCGTCGATCCCATCCCGGAGGGCGCGTCGGTTATCGACCTGTGGATTCCCGTCGCGCAGGACACCGATGGCCAAGTCGTGTCTTCGGTTACGGTGAGCCATCCCGCCGGCGGCGTGATCGACACCGAGCCGAGATACGGCAATAAGATGTGGTACAAGCGCTTCGAGGCGCCGTTCGAGGACGATTTGCGCGACGGCAAATTGAGTGCGGAAATCAAGTTCGAGATTCAGCGGACCGAGATCGTGGCGCCGGAATCGAAATCGCTCGCAACGAACCCAAAGGCAGACCCAAAACTGACAGCGTACCTGGAAGAGAACAGGCTCATTCCCGTCGCAACTGAACCCATCAACGCCATCGCACGGGAGTTGAAACTCGATGCCGATCCTCCCATTGTCGCCGCGCGTAAGATGTACGATTGGCTCATCGATCAATTCAAGTACGATTTCGGCGCAAAGGGCGCGGGCATCGGCGACGTGCGCTGGGCGTGCGACTCGAAGACGGGCGATTGCAGCGATTACACCTCCATGTTCATCGCGGTCATGCGCAATCAAGGTATCCCGGCCGATCACGAATTCGGGTTTCCCATTCGGACAAAGGGGACCGAGGGCAGAATTCTTTTCTACCATTGTTGGCCGCGCTTTTACGTGGAAGGCGTCGGCTGGATACCGCTCGACATTTCCGAGGCTGACAAACATCCCGAACTCCGCGACTACAACTTCGGGTCGCAATCCGCCGACCTCTTCAAGTTTACCCACGGCCGCGACATCACGCTCGCGCCCAAACAAGCCGGCCCCCCGCTGAACAAGTTCATCTACCCGTACGCGGAGATCGACGGCGCACCGATGGAGAAAGTGCCGTACAGGGTGTTCTTCCGAAAACGCAAGAATTGA